A genomic window from Sulfurospirillum multivorans DSM 12446 includes:
- a CDS encoding DegT/DnrJ/EryC1/StrS family aminotransferase, protein MREIPFYKPFIDQREKSLINEVLDLEKANKVETLEKEFIKYTGCGDAISTVNGTAAMHLAMCALDLKRGDKIICSVNAFPSVAEVVRHFDAEPIFVDIDKDDFNIDIDQLESVLKNNKAKKLKGAFISHIAGQPADMARIYELAKIYDIKIIEDATAALGATYNGKKIGSLDADITVFRFNPQSNNSVSSAGMMTTKDPELSERARLLRNHALVGEGWDKFGNLGYVYDVVDIGLKYDLNELNAAYAIGQLEKNESFIERRMEIADIYNRELASCPHVSTPIKKRDHVYAQYIIKIDKNRDNFAKELKERGIYTGLHYIPLHLLSYYKHKYTLRVNDFPKALSNYQQILSLPIYSSLSDKDVLHICEQIKEIAKNRV, encoded by the coding sequence ATGAGAGAAATACCGTTTTATAAACCATTTATCGATCAACGTGAAAAGAGCCTCATCAATGAAGTTTTAGATTTAGAAAAAGCGAACAAAGTTGAAACACTTGAAAAAGAGTTTATAAAATACACAGGATGCGGTGACGCTATCTCCACCGTAAACGGAACAGCGGCAATGCACCTTGCAATGTGCGCTCTGGATCTTAAACGCGGTGATAAAATCATCTGCTCCGTCAATGCGTTTCCATCCGTTGCCGAGGTTGTGCGCCATTTTGATGCTGAGCCTATCTTTGTAGACATTGACAAAGATGATTTTAACATCGATATTGACCAACTTGAGAGTGTTTTGAAAAACAACAAAGCCAAAAAGCTCAAAGGGGCATTTATCAGCCACATTGCAGGTCAACCTGCGGACATGGCGCGTATTTATGAGTTGGCTAAAATCTACGATATTAAAATTATCGAAGATGCGACAGCCGCACTTGGGGCTACTTACAATGGTAAAAAAATTGGTTCATTGGATGCAGACATCACGGTCTTTCGTTTCAATCCGCAATCTAATAACTCCGTCTCCAGTGCAGGAATGATGACCACCAAAGATCCTGAACTCTCCGAGCGTGCACGCTTACTTCGTAACCACGCACTTGTGGGCGAAGGTTGGGATAAATTTGGTAACCTTGGATATGTGTATGATGTGGTTGATATTGGTCTTAAATACGACCTTAATGAGCTTAATGCAGCTTATGCCATTGGTCAACTGGAAAAAAATGAGAGCTTTATTGAACGTCGAATGGAAATTGCAGACATTTATAACCGCGAACTCGCTTCGTGCCCCCATGTAAGCACTCCGATTAAAAAACGCGATCACGTTTATGCACAGTACATTATCAAAATTGACAAAAACCGAGATAACTTTGCCAAAGAGCTTAAAGAGCGCGGTATTTACACAGGGCTTCATTACATTCCATTGCACCTTTTAAGCTACTACAAACACAAATACACCTTACGTGTCAATGACTTTCCGAAAGCGTTGAGCAATTACCAACAAATTTTATCACTCCCCATCTACTCAAGTCTGAGTGATAAAGATGTGCTTCATATTTGTGAACAGATTAAAGAGATTGCTAAGAACCGTGTTTAA
- a CDS encoding tetraacyldisaccharide 4'-kinase → MFNRSRFVLWVEAYLFYPTSFFQRLLSYLLLPLSAVYCAVVLGKRFFCRKRKLFFTIPIVSIGNLTVGGNGKTPFCIALAKNRNRVAIILRGYGRKSHGLILVSDHGQIMCDAMASGDEAMLYAKSLPDATVIVSEDRVEAIRFAKKRGAKIIFLDDGFSKSYISKIDILLKPNPEPRNSFCIPSGPYREPRFLYKFADLIVSEGNDFVRHVEVLNASKRMLLITAISKPSRLDAYLPENVIGKISFEDHYMYTEKELETLLLEHNATTILTTQKDAVKMATFDIPLSILKLEIEIFPETLAKINTLLAPKR, encoded by the coding sequence GTGTTTAACCGCTCACGTTTTGTTCTCTGGGTAGAAGCCTATCTCTTCTACCCTACCTCTTTTTTTCAACGACTTTTATCGTACCTTTTACTCCCACTTAGTGCCGTGTATTGCGCCGTTGTTCTGGGCAAACGCTTCTTCTGCCGTAAACGAAAACTCTTTTTTACCATCCCGATTGTCAGCATTGGCAATCTCACTGTCGGTGGCAATGGCAAAACACCGTTTTGCATAGCTTTGGCTAAAAATCGTAATCGTGTAGCTATTATTCTTCGAGGTTATGGACGAAAATCGCATGGACTTATTTTGGTCTCCGATCACGGTCAAATTATGTGCGATGCAATGGCAAGTGGGGATGAAGCGATGCTGTATGCAAAATCTCTCCCTGACGCGACAGTCATCGTGAGTGAAGACCGTGTCGAGGCGATTCGCTTTGCCAAAAAAAGAGGCGCAAAAATTATCTTTTTAGATGATGGCTTTTCAAAAAGTTATATCTCAAAGATCGACATTCTCCTTAAACCAAATCCTGAGCCACGTAACAGCTTTTGCATACCCAGTGGACCATATCGCGAACCACGGTTTCTTTACAAATTTGCCGATCTGATTGTCTCTGAAGGCAATGACTTTGTGCGCCATGTCGAAGTGTTAAACGCAAGCAAGCGCATGCTTTTAATCACGGCTATCTCCAAACCCAGTCGTTTAGATGCGTACCTTCCAGAGAATGTCATTGGAAAAATTAGCTTTGAAGATCATTACATGTACACTGAAAAAGAGCTTGAGACCTTACTTCTTGAACACAACGCCACAACCATTTTAACCACTCAAAAAGATGCTGTCAAAATGGCAACGTTCGATATTCCGCTCTCCATTCTCAAACTTGAAATCGA